A single Halobellus ruber DNA region contains:
- a CDS encoding DUF6684 family protein, producing the protein MSRETDVNDGDDATSAASKPDGRREFDRELLSDLSVNLVPIGIIAVFTLLFVVLRPAGDVSDSVIVFHAALVGGVVLVSVVAGWAITRKRSPLEGSAARSYDTESDRD; encoded by the coding sequence ATGTCGCGAGAAACCGACGTGAACGACGGCGACGACGCCACCTCCGCCGCGTCGAAACCCGACGGGCGGCGCGAGTTCGACCGGGAACTCCTCTCTGATCTCTCTGTCAACCTCGTCCCGATCGGGATCATCGCAGTGTTCACCCTGCTTTTCGTCGTCCTCCGGCCGGCCGGTGACGTCAGCGACTCCGTCATCGTCTTTCACGCTGCGCTGGTCGGCGGGGTTGTCCTCGTCAGCGTCGTCGCCGGGTGGGCGATCACCCGGAAGCGGTCCCCACTGGAAGGAAGCGCGGCGAGGAGTTACGACACGGAGTCCGACCGCGACTGA
- a CDS encoding IclR family transcriptional regulator, which produces MYARNRHPILELARPSLDSLIEETGEIGWLTCEDNGKLVTLDVAVGERGINDKFRGRIGNREFMHAHAGGKAILATYPDETVSEIIDEYGLPEYTSETITDTEALFEELAEIRETGIAVNDEEAITGYRAVGAAVTQGEETIGSITIGGPKNRLTGTYFLEDLPDLLRGVINEIDLRGSVSSPWE; this is translated from the coding sequence ATGTACGCCCGCAACAGGCATCCGATCCTCGAACTGGCTCGGCCGTCGCTGGACAGCCTGATCGAAGAGACCGGGGAGATCGGGTGGCTAACCTGTGAGGACAACGGAAAGCTCGTGACGCTCGACGTCGCCGTCGGGGAGCGCGGCATCAACGACAAGTTCCGCGGCCGGATCGGCAACCGGGAGTTTATGCACGCTCACGCCGGGGGGAAGGCGATCCTCGCGACGTATCCCGACGAAACAGTATCCGAAATCATCGACGAGTACGGCCTCCCGGAGTACACTTCCGAGACGATAACCGATACCGAGGCCCTGTTCGAGGAACTGGCGGAGATCCGCGAAACCGGGATCGCTGTCAACGACGAGGAGGCGATCACCGGGTACCGCGCGGTCGGCGCAGCCGTGACGCAGGGCGAGGAGACGATCGGTTCGATCACTATCGGCGGTCCGAAGAACCGCCTCACGGGCACGTACTTCCTGGAGGATCTACCGGACCTGCTGCGCGGGGTAATCAACGAGATCGACCTCCGCGGGTCCGTGTCGTCGCCCTGGGAGTGA
- a CDS encoding class I adenylate-forming enzyme family protein, with protein sequence MSELQTDTITWRDNVVTHRLDAFPEIEVTTYRGQTVRAYRDRPESLWKLFAAGAEASPEEAAFVFPETGVRRTYRELAERVHRVAAGLRDRGLTAGDRIALISGSRPEVIEVILASARIGAVTIPLNTGHSASEIEGMFDTAAPDLAVVESRSLDTLAGTGFETSGRRVIRIGDSDASGSYTDLLRHDEVSLDVAVPSPDDLCMIMHTSGTTGQPKGVPIEQFHCTNAVLNNVYVHGIDDGTTVLIPSPLFHVTGLVCGLFVAFAIGGTSVVLREYSPERFLRAVETERVEYCMGVPTHLILAAEEVDQRDHDTSSLVKFAYGGAPMPGEVLPTIRNAFPEIRLYHSYGKTENFAGIAAMLPDQYVDEHPNSVGMPSPVTEIAVVDEDRNRLPPGETGELAMRGPFVAERYLNAPGGSDEGFDDGWHYTGDVGVISDEGLIELRGRKGNMMIRGGENIYPAEIENTLLANEDVREAGVSSFPDDVLGERVLAAVVPKSGARLTEEELRRTCAATLADHKVPDIFRIVDELPRNQNGKLDRGQLVPEPLQFGIKFRG encoded by the coding sequence ATGAGTGAACTCCAGACTGATACGATCACGTGGCGGGACAACGTCGTAACGCACCGGCTCGACGCGTTCCCCGAAATCGAAGTGACGACGTACCGCGGGCAGACGGTCCGCGCCTACAGGGACCGGCCGGAGTCACTCTGGAAGCTGTTCGCCGCGGGGGCCGAGGCGTCCCCGGAGGAGGCCGCGTTCGTGTTCCCCGAAACCGGCGTCCGACGGACCTACCGGGAACTCGCCGAGCGGGTCCATCGGGTCGCCGCGGGGTTGCGCGACCGGGGGCTGACGGCCGGGGATCGGATCGCGCTCATCAGCGGGAGCCGCCCGGAGGTGATCGAGGTGATCCTCGCCAGCGCCCGGATCGGGGCGGTGACGATCCCGCTGAACACCGGGCACTCGGCGTCCGAAATCGAGGGGATGTTCGACACTGCCGCCCCCGACCTCGCGGTGGTCGAATCACGCTCGCTCGACACGCTGGCGGGAACGGGCTTCGAGACGTCCGGTCGACGGGTGATCCGGATCGGGGACTCCGACGCCTCGGGGTCTTACACCGATCTCCTGAGGCACGACGAGGTCAGCCTCGACGTCGCTGTCCCGTCTCCCGACGATCTGTGTATGATTATGCACACCTCCGGGACGACCGGACAGCCGAAGGGGGTACCGATCGAACAGTTCCACTGCACGAACGCGGTGCTCAACAACGTGTACGTCCACGGGATCGACGACGGGACCACCGTCTTGATCCCGTCGCCGCTGTTCCACGTCACCGGGCTGGTGTGTGGGTTATTCGTGGCGTTCGCGATCGGCGGCACGTCGGTCGTCCTCCGGGAGTACAGTCCCGAGCGGTTCCTCAGGGCCGTCGAAACCGAGCGCGTCGAGTACTGTATGGGGGTTCCGACGCACCTCATCCTCGCCGCCGAGGAAGTCGACCAGCGGGACCACGACACGTCGTCGCTTGTGAAGTTCGCGTACGGTGGGGCCCCGATGCCCGGGGAGGTACTGCCGACGATCCGCAACGCGTTCCCGGAGATCCGACTGTACCACTCCTACGGCAAGACGGAGAACTTCGCCGGCATCGCGGCGATGCTTCCGGACCAGTACGTCGACGAACACCCGAACTCCGTCGGGATGCCGTCGCCCGTCACGGAGATCGCCGTCGTCGACGAGGACCGCAACAGGCTCCCGCCCGGCGAGACCGGAGAGCTGGCTATGCGCGGGCCGTTCGTCGCGGAACGGTATCTGAACGCGCCTGGGGGGTCCGACGAGGGGTTCGACGACGGCTGGCACTACACCGGCGACGTGGGCGTGATCAGCGACGAGGGACTCATCGAACTCCGTGGCCGCAAGGGGAACATGATGATCCGCGGCGGGGAGAACATCTACCCGGCGGAGATCGAGAACACGCTGTTGGCCAACGAGGACGTCCGCGAGGCGGGCGTGAGTTCGTTCCCGGACGACGTGCTGGGGGAGCGGGTTCTCGCGGCCGTCGTGCCGAAGTCGGGAGCCAGACTCACCGAGGAGGAGCTACGGCGAACGTGCGCGGCGACCCTCGCCGACCACAAGGTTCCGGACATCTTCCGCATCGTAGACGAGCTCCCGCGCAACCAGAACGGCAAGCTCGATCGGGGGCAGTTGGTCCCCGAACCGCTCCAGTTCGGGATCAAGTTCCGCGGCTGA
- a CDS encoding SDR family NAD(P)-dependent oxidoreductase, whose product MLDDTVCVVAGAGRGLGEETAKLMADEGASVVVNDLGADLSGEGQDIQPAQETVDEITDAGGEAMTHYGDITDLDYTEELIQDTVDEYGAVHSITNFAGILRDRMIFNMSEDEWDAVIDVHLKGHFSLLRNASQQWKQRYEDEEFERQRSFLGVSSSAAIGWAGQPNYAAAKAGVLGLVRNCAQELKRYNVRVNSLWPEAYTRMYKSIPEEYQPDGMSEDTHGPQLVAPLPAFMASEAAEDITGCTVGLGSGELSFITDPDRVRKITKEVPASTKTGGWTPQQIADAWDELTSGYETERIAKPNIPNVDE is encoded by the coding sequence ATGTTAGACGATACCGTCTGTGTAGTCGCGGGCGCGGGTCGTGGTCTCGGAGAGGAAACGGCGAAACTGATGGCCGATGAGGGGGCCTCGGTCGTTGTCAACGACCTCGGGGCCGACCTCTCCGGCGAGGGGCAGGACATCCAGCCCGCTCAAGAGACGGTGGACGAGATAACCGACGCGGGCGGCGAGGCGATGACCCACTACGGCGACATCACCGACCTGGACTACACCGAGGAACTCATCCAGGACACCGTCGACGAGTACGGTGCGGTCCACAGCATCACCAACTTCGCCGGGATCCTCCGGGATCGGATGATCTTCAACATGTCCGAAGACGAGTGGGACGCCGTGATCGACGTCCACCTCAAGGGCCACTTCTCGCTCCTCCGGAACGCGTCCCAGCAGTGGAAACAGCGGTACGAGGACGAGGAGTTCGAGCGCCAGCGGTCCTTCCTGGGGGTCTCGAGCAGCGCGGCCATCGGGTGGGCCGGACAGCCGAACTACGCCGCCGCCAAAGCGGGCGTGCTGGGTCTCGTGCGTAACTGCGCGCAGGAACTCAAGCGGTACAACGTGCGGGTGAACAGCCTCTGGCCGGAGGCGTACACGCGGATGTACAAGTCGATCCCCGAGGAGTACCAGCCCGACGGCATGTCCGAGGACACCCACGGCCCACAGCTCGTCGCGCCGCTGCCGGCGTTCATGGCGAGCGAGGCGGCCGAAGACATCACCGGCTGCACCGTCGGCCTCGGCTCCGGCGAGCTCTCGTTTATCACCGACCCCGACCGCGTCCGGAAGATCACCAAGGAGGTCCCGGCGTCGACGAAGACGGGCGGGTGGACGCCCCAACAGATCGCCGACGCCTGGGACGAACTCACGAGCGGCTACGAGACGGAACGGATCGCAAAGCCGAACATTCCCAACGTCGACGAGTAG
- a CDS encoding OB-fold domain-containing protein → MSWEPRPVPEISPETAPYWAAAAEGRLLLCECQDCDLQYYYPRARCPDCLSGNVEWIDAAGTGTVYAYTATEIVSGWPEEHLPLVLAYVELDEGPRMLTDVVDCGPDEVEVGSSVEVTFVDTDDPDVAIPVFELRR, encoded by the coding sequence GTGAGTTGGGAACCGCGACCCGTTCCCGAGATCTCGCCGGAGACCGCGCCCTACTGGGCGGCGGCGGCGGAAGGGCGGCTCCTCCTGTGTGAGTGCCAGGACTGCGACCTCCAGTACTACTACCCGCGGGCCAGGTGTCCCGACTGCCTGAGCGGCAACGTGGAGTGGATCGACGCCGCGGGGACCGGCACCGTGTACGCGTACACCGCCACCGAGATCGTCTCCGGGTGGCCCGAGGAACACCTGCCGCTCGTGCTCGCGTACGTCGAACTCGACGAGGGACCGCGGATGCTCACGGACGTGGTGGACTGCGGCCCCGACGAGGTCGAGGTCGGGTCGTCGGTCGAGGTGACCTTCGTCGACACCGACGACCCCGACGTCGCGATTCCCGTCTTCGAGTTGCGCAGGTAG
- a CDS encoding thiolase domain-containing protein, producing MTDDVDAYIAGAFEHPTREAPDKSIAQLHAEVAAGALEDAGLAKDDVDGYFTAGENYQVGRYPPLAMADYLGLDVSYFDSTDDGGSAYVNHVGEAAAAIAHGKCDVALVTLAGRMRTDDRDQPEHDDSILQENFERIYGAETLPVYALAARRHMHEYGTTSEQLAEIRAAASHHAQYNEHAMYREPVTVEEVVASRTVSDPLHLLDCCVVSDGAGAFVVVSDEVRRQLARECVAVLGHGAAIEHHDAGRVDLTRTAARDSGQRAFDRADVGPADVDYASIYDSFTITVLQTLEDLGFCEKGEGGSFVEDGALKAPHGTLPFNTDGGGLCSNHPDRGGMTKVIEAVRQLRGEANPEVQVPDAEVAIAHGTGGYLGTRHAGSTAVLGRVGR from the coding sequence ATGACAGACGACGTGGACGCGTACATCGCGGGTGCCTTCGAGCATCCGACGCGGGAAGCACCCGACAAGTCGATCGCACAGTTACACGCGGAAGTCGCCGCCGGCGCGCTCGAGGACGCCGGGCTCGCCAAAGACGACGTCGACGGCTACTTCACCGCGGGTGAGAACTACCAGGTCGGCCGGTATCCACCCCTGGCGATGGCCGACTACCTGGGACTGGACGTGTCGTACTTCGATTCGACCGACGACGGCGGTTCGGCGTACGTCAACCACGTCGGCGAGGCCGCGGCGGCGATCGCCCACGGCAAATGCGACGTCGCACTCGTCACCCTGGCCGGCCGGATGCGGACCGACGACCGGGACCAGCCGGAACACGACGATTCGATCCTCCAGGAGAACTTCGAGCGGATCTACGGCGCCGAGACGCTGCCGGTGTACGCGCTTGCCGCCCGGCGACACATGCACGAGTACGGGACGACATCCGAGCAGCTCGCCGAGATACGCGCCGCGGCGTCGCATCACGCCCAGTACAACGAACACGCGATGTACCGGGAGCCGGTCACCGTCGAGGAGGTCGTGGCGTCGCGAACGGTGAGCGACCCGCTGCACCTGCTTGATTGCTGTGTCGTCTCCGACGGGGCCGGGGCGTTCGTGGTCGTGTCGGACGAGGTACGCCGGCAACTCGCCCGGGAGTGCGTGGCGGTGTTGGGCCACGGAGCCGCAATCGAACACCACGACGCCGGCCGGGTCGACCTGACCCGGACGGCCGCGCGGGATTCGGGGCAGCGCGCGTTCGACCGGGCCGACGTGGGACCCGCAGACGTCGATTACGCCTCCATCTACGATTCGTTCACCATCACCGTCCTCCAGACGCTGGAGGACCTCGGCTTCTGCGAGAAGGGCGAGGGCGGGTCGTTCGTCGAGGACGGCGCGCTCAAGGCGCCCCACGGGACGCTCCCGTTCAACACCGACGGCGGCGGGCTCTGCTCGAACCACCCGGACCGCGGCGGGATGACGAAGGTCATCGAGGCGGTGCGGCAACTCCGCGGCGAGGCGAACCCCGAGGTGCAGGTCCCCGACGCCGAGGTCGCGATCGCCCACGGGACAGGCGGCTATCTGGGGACGAGACACGCCGGCTCGACCGCGGTCCTCGGGAGGGTCGGACGGTGA